The window AAAAACAAACCAACAAGTTTTAATAAATTATTTAGTAAAAACAAATAGTTTACATAATATTTTTAATGTGAACTATTTGTTTTTGAAATTTATATAATGTAGAATAAATTGATTATATTCATTTTTAGAGTATTTAAATTCTATATATTCATTTTCATTTAATATATTTTGAATGAAGTATGATTTTAATTTAGCTGGTAGTCTCAATACTAGTGTTTCATTGTTCGAGGAGACCTCTATAGAATTATCATCAATCATTCCGTTGTAGTAACCTGTATATATATATTCTTGTTTATCGCAAAATGTAAATCCTGTCAGGTTGAATAATAATAGTGAAGTCAATAAAAAAACAAATATTTTTTTCATATGTTTGTCCCCCTTTTAATAAAAATTTAAATCATACTATTAATATGTAATATAAAAGTATGATTTAATTTATTCTAATATATGCAAGTGATTATATACATATTCCTAGATATTATGAAATTTATATAAAAAAATATATTATTATATTGACAATTGGAAATAATAAATATATAATACATTTTAAAGATAAACAAATTGATTTAAAGACTATGAAGAGAAGAGTAACTATATTAGTTTTATTTCAGCGAATCGATGGTGGTGAGAGATCGATATAAAAAATATAGCGAAGAACGTCTCTGAGTTTCTAACTGAAATCGTATGAGAGTAGGCTTAGACGGATCTAAACCGTTATAGTTAGACAGTATCAAGTTATATAAACTTCGTACTTGTTAAAGAGAGCTTAGAGCTAATTAGAGTGGTACCGCGGAAGTTAAACCTTTCGTCTCTATATTTATTATAGAGATGAAAGGTTTTTTTATTACAAAAAAACATGGCCATGTTTAAATAAAGTAATGATTTATAGTCTTATAAATACTAAAATTTAAATTAAACAATAACTAGGAGGAATAGACATTATGTTAGAAAGATTAATAATACCTACAGGATATGAACCTAAATTAGGACTTAGAGAAACTGAGATTGCTATAAAACAAATAAAAGATTTTTTTCAAATAAACTTATCAGATAGATTAAACTTAACGAGAGTATCGGCGCCGTTGTTTGTAAAACCTGAATCAGGTCTTAATGATAACTTGAATGGAGTAGAAAGACCAGTATCATTCGATGTTAGAGGAGACAATCATTCAGAAGCAGAGATAGTACATTCTTTAGCTAAATGGAAGAGAATGGCTTTAGCTAGATATAAATTTGATATACATGAAGGGTTGTATACAGATATGAATGCTATAAGAAGAGACGAAGATTTAGATAACTTACATTCAATTTATGTAGATCAATGGGATTGGGAAAAAATTATAAGCAAAGAAGATAGAAGTGAAATGTATCTAAAGGATATAGTCAATACTATATACAGTGTTTTTAAAGAAACGGAAGAACATATGTATGAATTATACAAGATACAAAAAATTCTTCCTGAAGAAATTTTCTTTATAACATCACAAGAATTAGAAGATAAGTATCCAGGACTTACTTCTAAAGAAAGAGAATCTGCAATTGCAAAGGAAAAAGGCGCTGTATTTATAATGAAAATAGGTGATCTATTAAAATCAGGAGAAAAACACGATGGAAGAGCACCGGATTATGATGATTGGGAATTAAATGGAGATATAATATTCTGGAATCCTGTATTAGAAAGAG is drawn from Tepidibacter hydrothermalis and contains these coding sequences:
- the asnA gene encoding aspartate--ammonia ligase, with product MLERLIIPTGYEPKLGLRETEIAIKQIKDFFQINLSDRLNLTRVSAPLFVKPESGLNDNLNGVERPVSFDVRGDNHSEAEIVHSLAKWKRMALARYKFDIHEGLYTDMNAIRRDEDLDNLHSIYVDQWDWEKIISKEDRSEMYLKDIVNTIYSVFKETEEHMYELYKIQKILPEEIFFITSQELEDKYPGLTSKERESAIAKEKGAVFIMKIGDLLKSGEKHDGRAPDYDDWELNGDIIFWNPVLEREFELSSMGIRVDKKALEKQLSLAGCESRKEFEFHKMLLEDKLPLTIGGGIGQSRICMFFLRKAHIGEVQASIWPKEMIDKCEKENIFLL